From a single Ovis aries strain OAR_USU_Benz2616 breed Rambouillet chromosome 23, ARS-UI_Ramb_v3.0, whole genome shotgun sequence genomic region:
- the GALR1 gene encoding galanin receptor type 1, with translation MELEVGNFSERNASGLEPPASEPRPLFGIGVENFVTLVVFGLIFALGVLGNSLVITVLARSKPGKPRSTTNLLILNLSIADLAYLLFCIPFQATVYALPTWVLGAFICKFVHYFFTVSMLVSIFTLAAMSVDRYVAIVHSRRSSALRVSRNALLGVGFIWALSIVMASPVAYHQRLFHRDVSNQTFCWEQWPNQRHKKAYVVCTFVFGYLLPLLLICFCYAKVLNHLHKKLKNVSKKSEASKKKTAQTVLVVVVVFGISWLPHHVIHLWAEFGVFPLTPASFFFRITAHCLAYSNSSVNPIIYAFLSENFRKAYKQVFKCQARKESPLNDTKENKSRLDTPPSTNCTHV, from the exons ATGGAGCTGGAGGTTGGGAACTTCAGCGAGCGGAACGCGAGCGGGCTCGAGCCCCCGGCCTCGGAACCCAGGCCGCTCTTCGGGATCGGCGTGGAGAACTTCGTCACGCTGGTGGTGTTCGGCCTGATCTTCGCGCTCGGCGTGCTGGGCAACAGCCTGGTGATCACCGTGCTGGCGCGCAGCAAGCCGGGCAAGCCGCGCAGCACCACCAACCTGCTCATCCTCAACCTGAGCATCGCCGACCTGGCCTACCTGCTCTTCTGCATCCCCTTCCAGGCCACGGTGTACGCGCTGCCCACCTGGGTGCTGGGCGCCTTCATCTGCAAGTTCGTCCACTACTTTTTCACCGTGTCCATGCTGGTCAGCATCTTCACGCTGGCCGCGATGTCGGTGGACCGCTACGTGGCCATCGTGCACTCGCGCCGCTCCTCCGCCCTGCGGGTGTCCCGCAACGCGCTGCTGGGCGTGGGCTTCATCTGGGCGCTGTCCATCGTCATGGCCTCGCCGGTGGCCTACCACCAGCGCCTCTTCCACCGGGACGTCAGCAACCAGACCTTCTGCTGGGAGCAGTGGCCCAACCAGCGCCACAAGAAGGCCTACGTGGTGTGCACCTTCGTCTTCGGCTACCTGCTGCCGCTCCTGCTCATCTGCTTCTGCTACGCCAAG GTTCTTAACCATTTGCATAAAAAGTTGAAGAACGTGTCAAAGAAGTCAGAGGCATCAAAGAAAAAG ACCGCGCAGacggtgctggtggtggtggtggtcttcGGGATCTCCTGGTTGCCCCACCACGTCATCCATCTCTGGGCTGAGTTTGGGGTGTTCCCGCTGACCCCCGCCTCCTTCTTCTTCAGGATCACTGCCCACTGCCTGGCCTACAGCAACTCCTCCGTGAACCCCATCATTTACGCCTTTCTCTCCGAAAACTTCAGGAAGGCTTATAAGCAAGTGTTCAAGTGCCAAGCCCGCAAGGAGTCACCTCTTAATGacactaaagaaaataaaagtcgaCTAGACACCCCACCATCAACCAATTGTACTCACGTGTGA